From the Cohaesibacter sp. ES.047 genome, the window CGTATTGGGTCCGGCGCCGGTTACTCCGGGGACCGTATCGAGCCCGCCGTAGAGTTGGCGGAAAAAGGAGACATCGACTATCTGGTGTTCGAATGTCTCGCCGAACGGACCATTGCGATTGCCCAGAAGGCAAAACTCAATGATCCGGAGAAGGGCTATGATGCCCTTCTCGACGACCGCATGCTGGCTGTACTGCCGGCATGCAAGAAGAACGGCATTAAGATCATCACCAATATGGGCGCTGCAAACCCGGTCGCTGCGGCAAAACGCACGCACGAGATTGCCGTTCAGCTCGGTCTCGGCCAGCTCAAGGTCGCAGCTGTGTTTGGGGATGACGTTCTGGAAGTCCTCAAATCTGGCGACAACAAAATCACCGAAACCGGCATGCCGGTTTCCTCGATGTCCAACACGATCGTTTCTGCCAATGCCTATGTTGGCTGTGAGCCGATTGCAAAGGCTCTGAAGGACGGAGCCGACGTGGTCATCACCGGCCGCGTTGCCGATCCTTCCATGTTCCTTGCCCCGCAGATCGTCGAATTTGGCTGGGCGCTGGATGATTGGGACAAGATGGCCAAAGGGACTGCCGTTGGCCATTTGCTGGAATGTGGCGGCCAGGTTACTGGTGGGTATTTTGCCGAACCAGGCAAGAAGGACATTGAGGGCCTCGGCCACCTCGGCTTCCCGATTGCCGAAGTAACGGAAAATGGCGATATCGTCATTACCAAGATTGCTGAAGCGGGCGGATCCGTCACGGTTCACACCTGCAAGGAACAGATCCTCTATGAGGTTCACGACCCTGCACGTTACCTGACCCCTGATGTTACAGCCAACTTCTCGCAGATTACCTTCGAGCAAGACGGTCAGGATCGCGTCAAGGTTGGCAATGTCACTGGTACTGCGCGCCCTGAAACCCTCAAAGCATCCGTTGGTTATGTCGATGGATATATGGGCTCGGGCGAAATGTCCTATGCAGGTCCGGGCGCTCGAGCGCGCGGCGAACTGGCACTGGAAATCGTCAAGGAACGCCTTCAGATCATTGGTCTGGAAGCCAATGAATTGCGGTTCGATCTCATCGGGGTCAACGCCATTCACAAGGACGTTCTGGCGCCACAGCCCGAACCCACCGAAGTGCGCATTCGCGTGACAGGTCGTTGCGATACGATGAAAGAAGCAGGCAGGATCGGCAACGAGGTAGAAACCCTCTACACCAATGGTCCGGCAGGTGGTGGCGGAGCCACAAAATCTGCCAAGCAGGTAGTCGCAATGCTCTCGGCCCTGCTGCCGCGCGAACAAGTCACCCCGTCCATTCAGTTCATCGAGGCTTGAAATCATGAAACTCTTTGATATTGCCCATTCGCGTACCGGCGACAAAGGTGACATCTCCAACATTTCCGTGATTGCCTATGACCCGAGCGATTATGAACTTCTCGCTCGGGAGGTGACCGCAGAAAAAGTCAAAGCCCATTTTGCCGGGATCGTTGAAGGCGACGTTGTTCGCTATGAACTTCCGTCAATCGGAGCTCTGAACTTCGTCATGCAACAGGCGCTTGGTGGCGGTGTAACCCGTTCCCTCGCTCTGGATCCCCACGGCAAGTGTCTGGCGTCAGCGCTGATGGCAATGGAAATTGCCGATTCCCGCAGCTGATGCCATCAGGCTCCAGGTGATTTCCTCTTTGTATCCTCCCTCGGAACACCTGGAGCCTCTTCTCTTCTCAAAGGCAGAAACATGTCCAAGGTTATTTCCCTTGAGGGCGCCGTCGAAAAAATCACCGATGGTTCCGTCCTCATGATCGGTGGCTTTATGGGTGTTGGCACCCCGCCACAGTTGATCGACGAATTGGTCAGGCAGCAAACAGGCAATCTGACCATCATTGCAAATGACACCGCCCGCCCAAATGCTGGCATCGGCAAGTTGGTTGATGCCGGTCTGGTAGCGAAGCTTATCACTAGCCATATCGGCACAAACCCGATCACCCAGCAGAAAATGATTGCTGGTGAGATTGAAGTCGAGCTGGTACCGCAAGGCACGCTTGCAGAACGCATCCGCGCAGGCGGTTGTGGTCTTGGGGCTGTGGTCACGCCAACAGGCGTCGG encodes:
- a CDS encoding acyclic terpene utilization AtuA family protein, whose amino-acid sequence is MKTIRIGSGAGYSGDRIEPAVELAEKGDIDYLVFECLAERTIAIAQKAKLNDPEKGYDALLDDRMLAVLPACKKNGIKIITNMGAANPVAAAKRTHEIAVQLGLGQLKVAAVFGDDVLEVLKSGDNKITETGMPVSSMSNTIVSANAYVGCEPIAKALKDGADVVITGRVADPSMFLAPQIVEFGWALDDWDKMAKGTAVGHLLECGGQVTGGYFAEPGKKDIEGLGHLGFPIAEVTENGDIVITKIAEAGGSVTVHTCKEQILYEVHDPARYLTPDVTANFSQITFEQDGQDRVKVGNVTGTARPETLKASVGYVDGYMGSGEMSYAGPGARARGELALEIVKERLQIIGLEANELRFDLIGVNAIHKDVLAPQPEPTEVRIRVTGRCDTMKEAGRIGNEVETLYTNGPAGGGGATKSAKQVVAMLSALLPREQVTPSIQFIEA
- a CDS encoding CoA transferase subunit A; the protein is MSKVISLEGAVEKITDGSVLMIGGFMGVGTPPQLIDELVRQQTGNLTIIANDTARPNAGIGKLVDAGLVAKLITSHIGTNPITQQKMIAGEIEVELVPQGTLAERIRAGGCGLGAVVTPTGVGTLAEEGQDTIEIDGKTFILAKPLKADFALVNAKCSDYLGNLTYNLTARNFNPLMAMAAQTVLAEPASIVPTGALAPDLIATPHVIVDYLVRKEQRNG